A single region of the Epinephelus fuscoguttatus linkage group LG14, E.fuscoguttatus.final_Chr_v1 genome encodes:
- the LOC125901074 gene encoding uncharacterized protein LOC125901074, with amino-acid sequence MAPPPHSRPTTPRNAPIFDRPSSAALPPPVIPRAKDARPTVNVPVPKGVDKRGQPILYQGGRMPDTVDTLLAKEVTEGFMIGPFDHPPFPVFRISPIGVGTRKYSGKKRLIIDLSSPHGSDIPSINSLIPSPDFSMQYATIDHAMALIRLAGHGAWLSKADITTFKVLPIHPDFWCYFGVCWKGAYYFSVRLTFGCKSSPKIFDSLSEALCWILSNNYRLPYVLHLLEDFLVVTPPSSPPRHGLTTLTSAISDLGVPLSEEKTSGPGTSIEFLGITLDSMSFQASLPLDKVQRISLLLSNYLLTDRCTKRQLLALLGHLNYAIRIIPQAKSFLSQLLTKAASIPSLHDHVVLDDTCKTEMRMWQQFLSSWNGISFFYDDFITHPEDIQLYTDAAPSVGFGGYYGGRWFVAAWPSEFESLDTESHSPSSALYELYPVIIATLIWGHEWSKKCINIHSDNTAVVDIINKGRSRSPAIMPFTRRLTLISAQHQFILRASHIPGHHNAIADSLSRFSFQKFGCLAPDSDVHPTPIPPFSATIFS; translated from the exons ATGGCTCCTCCACCGCACTCCCGCCCCACCACCCCACGCAATGCTCCGATCTTCGACCGTCCGTCTTCCGCTGCACTCCCCCCTCCTGTCATCCCTAGAGCCAAGGACGCACGTCCCACTGTCAACGTGCCGGTGCCAAAGGGCGTCGACAAGCGAGGACAGCCGATCCTCTATCAGGGCGGCAGGATG CCCGACACTGTTGACACGTTACTGGCAAAAGAGGTCACTGAGGGATTTATGATAGGCCCTTTCGATCATCCTCCTTTCCCTGTATTCCGTATCAGTCCCATCGGTGTCGGCACACGCAAATACTCGGGGAAAAAGAGGCTGATCATTGACCTGTCGTCCCCACACGGCTCCGACATCCCAAGCATCAACAGCCTTATTCCTAGCCCAGATTTCTCCATGCAGTACGCCACCATTGACCACGCCATGGCACTGATTCGTCTGGCGGGACACGGAGCATGGCTGTCTAAGGCTGATATCACGACATTCAAGGTCTTGCCCATTCACCCCGACTTCTGGTGTTATTTCGGTGTCTGCTGGAAGGGGGCTTACTACTTCTCCGTGCGTCTCACTTTCGGCTGCAAGAGCAGTCCCAAAATCTTTGACTCCTTATCCGAGGCTCTATGCTGGATCCTCTCCAACAATTACAGGCTCCCCTACGTCCTTCATCTCCTTGAGGATTTTCTTGTCGTGACTCCACCGTCCTCACCTCCTCGCCACGGTCTCACTACACTTACGTCTGCAATTTCTGACCTCGGTGTCCCTCTGTCCGAAGAAAAAACTTCAGGACCTGGCACATCCATCGAGTTTCTGGGCATCACTCTGGATTCAATGTCATTCCAGGCTTCACTGCCCTTGGATAAAGTGCAGCGCATCTCGCTGCTCTTGTCTAATTATCTTCTGACAGACAGGTGCACCAAACGCCAGCTGCTCGCTCTCCTTGGGCACCTCAATTACGCCATCCGCATAATTCCACAGGCAAAATCTTTTCTTTCTCAACTGCTGACCAAAGCTGCATCCATTCCCTCTCTCCACGACCACGTGGTTCTGGACGACACTTGTAAAACAGAAATGCGCATGTGGCAGCAATTTCTGTCATCCTGGAACGGCATCTCATTCTTCTATGACGACTTCATCACCCATCCCGAGGACATTCAACTCTACACGGACGCGGCTCCCTCCGTAGGATTCGGCGGGTATTACGGGGGGAGGTGGTTTGTTGCCGCTTGGCCCTCCGAGTTCGAGTCCCTCGACACAGAGTCACACTCTCCCTCGTCTGCTCTGTACGAGCTGTACCCCGTGATCATCGCCACTCTAATCTGGGGGCACGAATGgtcaaaaaaatgcattaataTTCACTCTGACAACACAGCAGTAGTAGATATAATCAATAAAGGCCGTTCCCGTTCCCCAGCCATCATGCCATTCACCCGCAGACTCACTCTCATCTCCGCTCAGCATCAATTCATCCTCCGTGCATCTCACATTCCTGGTCACCACAACGCCATTGCTGACTCACTCTCCCgcttctctttccagaaattcgGATGCTTGGCTCCAGACTCGGATGTCCATCCCACACCAATCCCACCGTTTTCAGCGACCATATTCAGCTAA